The following proteins are co-located in the Bradyrhizobium sp. AZCC 2176 genome:
- a CDS encoding enoyl-CoA hydratase: MTGSCNPMLDIAKPAEISHADGKILQSVSDGVGVITFNNPDKRNAMSLEMWEGLGHALTSLRDNPDVRVVILVGAGDKAFVSGADISQFEKTRHNAAASEEYSKRSEAQRALLASYPKPTIACIRGFCLGGGMQVAMLTDIRIASDNSQFGIPAAKLGIAYGYDGLKHLVSLVGPSWARLIMYTGMRIDSAEALRIGLVDRVLPDAELSDATMEIARTISGNAPLAIKAAKITIAEVLKDESKRDMDAIKQIGMACMDSEDFREGRTAFMEKRKPQFKGR; this comes from the coding sequence ATGACCGGAAGCTGCAACCCAATGCTCGACATCGCCAAACCTGCCGAAATATCCCATGCCGACGGCAAGATCCTGCAAAGCGTCAGCGATGGCGTCGGCGTCATCACCTTCAACAATCCCGACAAGCGCAACGCGATGTCGCTGGAGATGTGGGAAGGGCTGGGCCACGCGCTGACCAGCTTGCGCGACAATCCCGACGTTCGCGTCGTAATCCTGGTCGGCGCCGGCGACAAGGCTTTTGTCTCGGGCGCCGACATCAGCCAGTTCGAGAAGACCCGGCACAACGCGGCGGCCTCGGAGGAATATTCGAAGCGGAGCGAGGCGCAGCGTGCGCTGCTCGCGAGCTACCCGAAGCCGACGATCGCCTGCATCCGCGGCTTCTGCCTCGGCGGCGGCATGCAGGTGGCGATGCTCACGGACATCCGTATCGCCTCCGACAACAGCCAGTTCGGCATTCCCGCGGCAAAACTTGGCATCGCCTATGGCTATGACGGTCTCAAACATCTGGTCTCGCTGGTCGGGCCATCCTGGGCGCGGCTCATCATGTATACGGGCATGCGCATCGACTCCGCTGAAGCGCTGCGCATCGGGCTGGTCGATCGCGTGCTGCCCGATGCGGAATTATCGGACGCCACTATGGAGATCGCACGCACCATCTCCGGCAACGCGCCGCTGGCGATCAAAGCCGCCAAGATCACCATTGCCGAAGTGCTGAAGGACGAAAGCAAGCGCGACATGGATGCGATCAAACAGATCGGCATG
- a CDS encoding helix-turn-helix domain-containing protein, whose product MNRSAAKKMKQRSAGKPDIELGKRIRLRRVEQKISQAELGDKLGVSFQQVQKYEKGVNRVGAARLQQIATALDVPVTFFYDGDGKAREVESLLFLDSAFSLRLLRAYSKIKDQTVQRQLVSLMESIAANEG is encoded by the coding sequence ATGAACAGATCAGCAGCGAAGAAGATGAAACAGCGCAGCGCCGGCAAACCCGATATCGAGTTGGGCAAGCGGATTCGCCTCCGGCGTGTGGAACAGAAAATCTCGCAAGCGGAGCTCGGCGACAAGCTCGGCGTCAGCTTCCAGCAGGTCCAGAAGTACGAGAAGGGCGTCAACCGTGTCGGCGCAGCTCGTCTTCAGCAAATCGCGACCGCGCTCGACGTGCCGGTGACGTTCTTCTACGACGGCGACGGCAAGGCGCGCGAAGTCGAGAGCCTGCTCTTCCTGGACAGCGCGTTCAGCCTGAGGCTGTTGCGTGCCTACAGCAAGATCAAGGACCAGACTGTACAACGTCAACTGGTGTCCTTGATGGAATCGATCGCCGCCAACGAGGGCTAG